In Streptantibioticus cattleyicolor NRRL 8057 = DSM 46488, a genomic segment contains:
- a CDS encoding DUF3560 domain-containing protein, with translation MADTDSAPACAQHGPMALRMAETSEQGFTGTWYACTAPACWNAHLQPSEELLAQLAEQGTHRGTITITHTRADGTLLEGSRKGDGVWEIVRPHQFTWGRSLPGVLFIRHSRDKRADHWSIRRAAEALRAAGWTVEIRVDEDTRRSFAEAEADRVARSAARAERFQGYAGNAADRSAAAHATARRIADGIPLGQPILLGHHSQRRAERDRDRIWSNTEKGVKEADKAEYLARRAAASASYEEFRKNPGVTLRRIAKLEADLRRVHRQIAAETQHGDGSEKASAWVAELNRRKAELEEEIAYWRQVIAEAEADGFKVWGKADFAKGDFVEYRGTWYEVLRVNARSVTIPHIHNGIGRAVVRKGDGHLDWTWTAPYDGVTGRKSAEEMQQQLDAARDKAAE, from the coding sequence GTGGCCGACACGGACAGCGCCCCCGCCTGCGCCCAGCACGGCCCCATGGCGCTGCGCATGGCCGAGACGTCCGAGCAGGGGTTCACCGGCACCTGGTATGCCTGCACCGCTCCGGCGTGCTGGAACGCCCACCTCCAGCCGTCCGAGGAGCTGCTGGCCCAACTGGCGGAGCAGGGCACGCACCGGGGAACCATTACCATCACCCACACCCGTGCCGACGGCACCCTGCTGGAGGGTTCCCGCAAGGGTGACGGCGTGTGGGAAATCGTCCGCCCCCACCAGTTCACCTGGGGCCGCTCCCTGCCGGGCGTGCTGTTCATCCGGCATTCCCGGGACAAGCGGGCCGACCACTGGTCCATCCGCCGCGCCGCCGAGGCGCTGCGCGCGGCTGGTTGGACCGTCGAGATCCGCGTGGACGAGGACACCCGCCGCTCGTTCGCCGAGGCCGAGGCCGACCGCGTGGCGCGTTCTGCGGCACGCGCCGAGCGGTTCCAGGGGTACGCCGGCAACGCCGCGGACCGGTCCGCGGCGGCCCACGCCACCGCGCGCCGGATCGCCGACGGGATACCGCTCGGGCAGCCGATCCTCCTAGGGCACCACTCGCAGCGGCGGGCGGAACGCGACCGGGACCGCATCTGGAGCAACACCGAGAAGGGCGTGAAGGAGGCCGACAAGGCCGAGTACCTCGCCCGGCGGGCGGCGGCGTCCGCGTCGTACGAGGAGTTCCGGAAGAACCCGGGGGTCACGCTGCGCCGTATCGCGAAGCTGGAGGCGGACCTGCGGCGGGTGCACCGCCAGATCGCTGCTGAAACTCAGCATGGCGACGGCTCGGAGAAGGCGTCCGCATGGGTAGCTGAGCTGAACCGGCGCAAGGCGGAGCTGGAAGAGGAGATCGCCTATTGGCGGCAGGTGATCGCCGAGGCGGAGGCGGACGGCTTCAAGGTCTGGGGAAAGGCTGACTTCGCCAAGGGCGACTTCGTGGAATACCGAGGCACCTGGTACGAGGTGCTGCGAGTGAATGCCAGGTCGGTAACGATCCCGCACATTCACAACGGCATCGGTCGCGCGGTTGTCCGGAAGGGGGACGGACACCTCGATTGGACGTGGACCGCGCCGTATGACGGGGTGACGGGGCGCAAGTCGGCTGAGGAGATGCAGCAGCAACTCGACGCAGCCCGGGACAAGGCAGCCGAATAG